Proteins co-encoded in one Arachis hypogaea cultivar Tifrunner chromosome 13, arahy.Tifrunner.gnm2.J5K5, whole genome shotgun sequence genomic window:
- the LOC112733114 gene encoding probable pectinesterase/pectinesterase inhibitor 51, which translates to MSTTKSKPIFLFFTTPTCAMASLISLLSLSLLLFFTLSSATRHHHNNNNHNSHTPSTPTPTPIAAVSPAIQQACKGTRFPPQCESTLSQSTTLPPNPTSLQLLQSAISASSNNLKTAQSMVKSILDTSSDSRNRTVAATTCLEELANSDHRLSQADDALTRDKTKDARAWLTAALVYQYDCWNGLKYANDTSKVGETMSFIDNLTQLSSNALSMAFSYDAYGKDLATWKPPATERDGFWEATGSSGGGSVPGFPTGLKPDATVCKDGSNGCYKTVQEAVNAAPSNGNGGKRFVIYIKEGVYEETVRVPLEKTNLVFLGDGMGKTVITGSANAGQPGMTTYNSATVAVLGDGFMAKDLTIQNTAGPDAHQAVAFRLDSDLSIIENCEFIGNQDTLYAHSLRQFYKSCRIIGNVDFIFGNSAAIFQDSQVLVAPRQVKPEKGENNAVTAHGRTDPAQSTGFVFQNCLINGTEEYMKLYHSNPKVHKNYLGRPWKEYSRTVFLNCFLEALITPQGWMPWTGDFALKTLYYGEFENKGPGSDLSQRVSWSSKVPSEHVFAYSVQNFIQGDEYIQ; encoded by the exons ATGTCCACAACCAAATCTAAACCCATATTCTTGTTCTTCACAACCCCAACTTGTGCCATGGCCTCCCTCATttcccttctctccctctccctcctaCTCTTCTTCACCCTCTCCTCCGCCACGCGCcaccaccacaacaacaacaaccacaattCCCACACTCCCTCCACCCCCACACCCACCCCCATTGCCGCCGTCTCACCCGCAATCCAACAAGCCTGCAAGGGCACGCGATTTCCCCCGCAATGCGAGTCCACTCTCTCCCAATCCACCACTCTCCCGCCCAACCCAACCTCACTCCAGCTCCTCCAATCTGCCATCTCCGCCTCCTCCAACAACCTTAAAACCGCCCAGTCCATGGTCAAGTCCATCCTCGACACCTCTTCCGACAGCCGCAACCGCACCGTCGCCGCCACCACATGCCTCGAGGAACTCGCCAACTCCGACCACCGCCTATCCCAAGCCGACGATGCCCTGACACGTGACAAGACCAAGGACGCCCGCGCCTGGCTTACCGCCGCCCTTGTCTACCAGTACGACTGCTGGAATGGCCTCAAGTACGCCAACGACACATCCAAGGTCGGCGAAACGATGTCGTTTATCGACAACCTCACCCAACTCTCAAGCAACGCGCTCTCCATGGCCTTCTCCTACGACGCCTACGGGAAAGACCTGGCGACGTGGAAACCTCCGGCGACAGAGCGCGACGGGTTCTGGGAAGCCACAGGATCTTCGGGCGGAGGTTCCGTACCAGGGTTCCCGACGGGCCTGAAGCCGGACGCTACGGTGTGCAAGGATGGCAGCAATGGGTGTTACAAGACGGTACAGGAAGCGGTTAACGCGGCGCCGAGTAACGGTAACGGCGGAAAGAGGTTCGTGATATACATTAAGGAAGGGGTATATGAAGAGACCGTTAGAGTTCCGTTAGAGAAGACGAATTTGGTGTTCTTGGGCGACGGCATGGGGAAAACGGTAATTACTGGCTCTGCTAACGCTGGCCAGCCCGGCATGACCACTTACAACTCTGCTACAGTCG CGGTTCTTGGGGATGGGTTCATGGCGAAGGATCTCACAATACAGAACACTGCTGGGCCTGATGCTCACCAAGCAGTGGCCTTCAGACTAGACAGCGATCTCTCAATCATTGAGAACTGTGAATTCATAGGCAACCAAGACACACTCTATGCTCATTCCCTGCGCCAGTTCTACAAATCGTGCCGGATTATCGGCAACGTAGATTTCATCTTCGGCAACTCGGCCGCCATCTTCCAAGACAGCCAAGTCTTGGTGGCTCCAAGGCAAGTGAAGCCGGAGAAGGGGGAGAACAACGCTGTGACGGCGCACGGCAGGACAGATCCTGCACAGTCAACGGGGTTTGTGTTCCAGAACTGCCTGATCAATGGCACCGAGGAATACATGAAGTTGTATCATAGCAATCCCAAAGTGCATAAGAACTACTTGGGTAGGCCTTGGAAAGAGTACTCTAGAACAGTTTTCCTGAATTGCTTCTTGGAAGCATTGATCACACCCCAGGGTTGGATGCCATGGACTGGTGACTTTGCTCTCAAGACACTCTACTATGGAGAATTTGAGAATAAGGGACCTGGTTCTGATTTGTCTCAGAGGGTATCCTGGAGTAGCAAGGTCCCCTCGGAGCATGTTTTTGCTTATTCAGTGCAGAATTTCATCCAAGGAGATGAGTATATTCAATAA